ATCCTTGGCAACCGTAAAACGAACCTGACCGTGATGCAGAACAATGTGCCGCTTCGACTCATCGTAAACGACTGAAACCGCACTGTTGGTGTTGAGCAGCATGTGACTGCCGTCAGTTAATTCTATATCGCGTAGTTCACCGGTTTCGGTATGATAGTCGCTTAACAGATTGGCGAAGGGATGGGCCTGCTCCGGCATGACCAGGATCACGGCAAACAACCAGACCGCGGCAATAGCCAATACGGCCCGCCCCCAACGGAAACGGTTGGGCAACGTTCGACCGGACGAGCCCTGCTCGAACGTCGATGAGCGATTGCGCATACCGGTTGATAAACCCGGCGATTTTATATCGTCTGCTACATTCGCCGCCGACACCAAACCCGCGGCAACCACCATATCGTCGAACAGGTCTTCAGCAAAAGCAAACGCTTCCGAATGCCTGTAATCCGCCGCCAGCCAAACGGCAAACGCACTCATTTCGGCATCCGTCAAGTCACCGGCCCGTAACCGCACCAGCCAATCAATGGCCTGCTGCTTCAACGTCTCGTCTATATTCAGGCTCATGTCAGCATTTCCAAAACAAGAGGCGACCGACCGAAACACCGGGCAACGCATTGAGGCCAGGAATCGGCAAACCGGAATAAGTAAAATAAAAATTCATTCGCCTACCCGGCTCGCACAATGCAGCATGGCTTGCGCCAAGTGTCTGCCCACCATGGATACCGAAATACCCAAGCGGGCCGCGATTTCCGCATACTTCAAGCCTTCGACACCGTGCAGTAAAAATACGGTACGGCATTCCGGCGACAGTTCGTCAAGCGCACGGCGCAGAACATCCAATCGTTGCCGGGCAATCAGAATATGCTCAGGTTGAGATTGGCGACTGGAAGGCACCTCGGAAATACACTCGCCCCCCTCATCCGCTAAATAGCGGCTTCTAACCGATGCTTTACGTTGATAATCAATCGCCAAATTCATGGCGATATGAAAGGCCAGAGCGCGAGCGTTGTCGTGAGTATAATCCGCGCCCCGACTTTGTTGGCGCAACCGCAAATAGGTTTCGTGTGTTAAATCGGCGGCGGCTTCCGCGCATTTCAGACGCTTGGTTAAAAAACGCCGCAAATCATCCGCTAGCGAATC
This sequence is a window from Methylomonas methanica MC09. Protein-coding genes within it:
- a CDS encoding RNA polymerase sigma factor encodes the protein MPDSIHALNNDLIWNDSLADDLRRFLTKRLKCAEAAADLTHETYLRLRQQSRGADYTHDNARALAFHIAMNLAIDYQRKASVRSRYLADEGGECISEVPSSRQSQPEHILIARQRLDVLRRALDELSPECRTVFLLHGVEGLKYAEIAARLGISVSMVGRHLAQAMLHCASRVGE
- a CDS encoding FecR family protein; amino-acid sequence: MSLNIDETLKQQAIDWLVRLRAGDLTDAEMSAFAVWLAADYRHSEAFAFAEDLFDDMVVAAGLVSAANVADDIKSPGLSTGMRNRSSTFEQGSSGRTLPNRFRWGRAVLAIAAVWLFAVILVMPEQAHPFANLLSDYHTETGELRDIELTDGSHMLLNTNSAVSVVYDESKRHIVLHHGQVRFTVAKDNRRPFDVITDEFRVRALGTVFEVYRPDGDNVSVTVQQHAVTVAIGQDAGSAQEASFMLRAGQNLRYRFDGNPPTVRQVELDQASAWQQRRLFINDRPLGELIAELNRYRVGRIFLSDAQLSDLRVTGVFPLDKPDDILRAVSEVLGLQETRLGPLWVLLRR